The Alteromonas mediterranea DE genome contains the following window.
GTAACGATCACCGATGAAATCAGGCACCGTAAATTTGCCGAACTTACGTAAATAAGGTGCTAAACAGAGTGCTAACAATACATAACCGCCGGTCCAGCCCATAAGGTAGACGGCGCCGTCATAGCCCATAAATGAGATAAGCCCAGCCATAGAGATGAAAGACGCTGCCGACATCCAATCTGCTGCGGTAGCCATACCGTTCATCACAGGTGGCACGCCGCCACCAGCAACGTAAAAGTCGTTAGTAGACCCAGCGCGAGCCCAAATTGCAATTGCAATGTAAAGCGCAAAAGAAGCGCCAACAATAATAAATGTTAAAGTTTGAACGTCCATGCTTTACTCCTCATCTACGCCGTAGCGTTTATCCATGGCGTTCATCTTTGCCATATAGACAAAGATCAATGCAACAAATACGTAAATTGCGCCCTGTTGTGCAAACCAGAAGCCTAATTTAAAGCCAAAGAACTGAATTTCATTTAAGATATCGACAAACAGTATGCCGGCACCAAATGATACGATGAACCAAACGACTAAAAGCTTGGCAAGAAGTGATAAATTCTCCTTCCAATACGCTTTTTTGTCCTCTTCGTTTCTAAATGCCATTGTTTCACCCTCATGTCAGGTTAACTAGTTGTTATGATTTTACAATTCCCTAACGCTCGGCTTTGTTAACGTTATTGCTGTGATTCGGTCTTTATCAAATGAAAGAACAAAGCAGCAAAAGTCAAGCATCTAGGAGGTCGGCTATTACTCTAGTCCTGCATCATGAAATTCAAAATGAGACCATGGTCGTAGGTAGACCATGGTCGAAATGGTTATAATAGCAACAGCATTGTTAAATCTTCGTTAAAAGGAATGTTATGGTTTTTGGTTGGGTAACGCTTGCAGTTCTGTATCTCTTCTTACTATTTTCATTAGCGAGTTGGGGCGAAAAGAATTCACCTACTGCCCGCGCACTCACCTCTCACCCGGCTATTTATTCACTCGCGCTCGCTATTTACTGTACGGCTTGGACGTTCTTTGGAATGGTAGGCCAAGCAAGTCGAGACACATGGATTTACCTTCCCATTATGCTTGGTCCCATTTTGGTTTATGTATTGGGGTATAAGTTTATTTATAAGCTGACCTTGGTGAGTAAAAAGCAACATATCACCACCATCTCAGACTTTATTGCTTCACGTTATGGGAAGCGCCAAACCGTTGCGTTAGTAGTAACACTTATTGCTTTATTGGCCACCATTCCCTATATCGCACTTCAGTTGAAGGCCGTTGGGGCGACTTTCCAGTTGTTAACGCAACAACCAAACAGCAACGGCATTATTATTGCCGCCACCGGCTTCATTGCCGCTTTTGCTATTTACTTTGGCACACGCCAAACCGATGTCACTGAATACCGCCGGGGCTTGATGTTAGCCATAGCATTCGAATCGACCATCAAATTACTGGCTTTGGTGCTAGTGGCTGCGGTTGGGTATAGTGCATGGAAACGAACCCAGTCAGGGCCGTTTTTTGAAAGTTTTACTAATGAAATCGCCCTCTCTCAGTTTGGCTCGTTCAGCTTTATTGCACAAACGATCATGGCTGCCGCTGCAATAGTGTGTTTACCCCGCCAGTTCCACGTTGCCATTATCGACAATTTAAGCCTTGGGCATTTGCGCACTGCGCGTTGGCTCTTTCCCTTATACCTTACTGTTATTTCCGCCGTGATCCCGATAATTGCTATCGCGGGCAAAGCGATCTTCGCCAACCAAGGCATAGAGCCCGACTCTTACGTGTTATCACTGGCCGTATTTTCCGAGTCGGTACTGCTTCAGGTTATTGTATTTGTGGGCGGGTTGTCCGCGGCAACGGCGATGATCATTGTCGCTACGCTAACCCTTAGCACTATGTTAACTAACGATGTTATTTTACCTCGCATATTAGCGTTTACGGGCAACACAGATGACAAAAAGGACGTATCGAGAAAGATTCGTTTAATTCGCCGTATTGTTATAGCGTTTATTCTACTTATGGCGTTTTTATACCACCAGCAAATGACCAGCAGCCGCTCTCTTCACTCTATCGGCTTAATTGCCTTCTCGCTGGTTATTCAGCTAATGCCTGCCATTGTGGGCGGGCTGTATTGGAAGCGGGCTCATGCACACGGGGTATATGCAGGCCTAATGGTAGGCTTAGTTATTTGGGTGCTGTGGCTAGTGCTTCCCATTGTGAGCGAGCAAGTATCGCAAATGGAGCAAAACGAGTTAATCAGCCAAGGCGCCATGATTAGCTTGGCGGCAAATAGCTTTGTGTACATTTTATTTTCTCACTTCGCGCCCCAGCGTCTTATCGATCGCATTCAAGCCGAAGCCTTTGTATCTCCCGCTATATCCAGCAGTAACACAGTAAAAACCCAGGCAACGAACGTAACAGTATCAGACCTTATTACTTTACTTTCTACCTTCATGGGATCTGGTCGGTGTGAGCAGTTGCTAGACCAATACCAGCACCTTAATAACTGTCAATTGAAGCATGACGACACGCCTAATGAATCCTTTTTATCCTTCTGCGAGCGTGCATTAGGTGGTGTTATTGGCGCATCGAGCGCAAAAGTGCTGCTAGACAGCGCGTTACGTGGTAAAAAAATGGACTTCACTGAGGTTATCAACTTCTTTGATGACACCACGCAGGCGATGCAATTTAATATGACCGCGCTTTTAACGTCGCTTGAAAACATGGATCAAGGAATCAGCGTTGTCGACAAGCATTTAAACTTAGTAGCGTGGAACAAGCGCTACGCTAATCTCTACCCTTACCCCGACAACTTACTTGCGGTGGGTACCCCGATAGAAAAGCTCATTCGATACAATGCCGCTCAGGGTGAATTTGGTACAGATAACGTAGATAGCGAAGTTGAAAAACGTCTCTCACATTTGCGCTCGGGCATGCCTCACCGCTTTACCCGCCAGCGCAAAGATGGCCGAGTTATTGAAATGGTCGGCAACCCGCTACCTGGTGGCGGCTTCGTAACAAGTTTCAACGACATAACAGGGCATGTGGAAATTCAGCAGGCTCTAGAAGAGTCGAATATAGATCTTGAAGCGCGAATTAAAAAGCGTACTGAAGAAGTGCATTCAATTAACGCCGAGTTACGTCTTGAAATTGAACGTCGCTCTGAAGCAGAAAAAGAGCTGATAAGAGCAAGAAAAGCGGCCGAAGATGCTAACGCCAGTAAAACCCGGTTCTTGGCGCTCGCCAGTCACGACGTTCTGCAGCCGTTGAACGCGGCAAAGCTTTATGTCAGTGCGCTAGAAGAGCAAGAGCTACCCGAATCGTCCCACGCCATTATTCAGAAACTTGGACACAGCGTTACGTCGAGCGAAACACTGATTGGTACACTGTTAGATATTGCACGTTTAGATCAGGGCGAGATGAAACCGGATATTGAATCTATTGATATTACGGCACTACTTTCCCCGCTGATAGACGAAATGGCCATGCGAGCCAAAGAAAAAGGCTTGGGCTTTAAAGCCATTATGCGTCCCTGCTGGGTTAGAGCAGACAAAACCTATTTGTATCGAATAACTCAAAATTTGCTATCAAATGCTGTGAAATACACTGAAAAGGGGCGCGTTTTATTTATTGTAAAACCAATAAAAAACACCGTTCATTTTAAAATTCTCGATACGGGCATAGGTATATCTGCCGATAAAAAAGACAGTATCTTCGGCGACTTTTTCCGTGCAAACGAGAGTAAAGAGCACGGCTTGGGGCTGGGCTTAGGGGTAGTAAGGCGCCTAAGCCTTCAACTAAACAGCGATATCCAAGTCATGTCACAAATAGGGAAAGGCAGTTGTTTTACGTTTACGCTCGAGAAAGCCGAACCCAAACGGGTATCGAGTATTGTATCGAAACCTCGCGGCACCACCTTCACGGGTATGGACGTTCTGTGTGTGGACGATCAAAAAGAAAACCTTGATGCCATGAAAACCCTTTTGCAAAAGTGGGGGATTAACGTTGCCCTTGCCAACAACTGGGATGATGCACTAACCCTGTGTAAGACAATTCAGCCGCAAATTCTGTTAATGGATTATCAGCTTAGCCACGACAGCGAGAAAAACGGATTAGCGCTGATAGAGGAAATTAGGCACAGGCTTAACATTGTGGTGCCAGCCGCTT
Protein-coding sequences here:
- a CDS encoding PAS domain-containing hybrid sensor histidine kinase/response regulator encodes the protein MVFGWVTLAVLYLFLLFSLASWGEKNSPTARALTSHPAIYSLALAIYCTAWTFFGMVGQASRDTWIYLPIMLGPILVYVLGYKFIYKLTLVSKKQHITTISDFIASRYGKRQTVALVVTLIALLATIPYIALQLKAVGATFQLLTQQPNSNGIIIAATGFIAAFAIYFGTRQTDVTEYRRGLMLAIAFESTIKLLALVLVAAVGYSAWKRTQSGPFFESFTNEIALSQFGSFSFIAQTIMAAAAIVCLPRQFHVAIIDNLSLGHLRTARWLFPLYLTVISAVIPIIAIAGKAIFANQGIEPDSYVLSLAVFSESVLLQVIVFVGGLSAATAMIIVATLTLSTMLTNDVILPRILAFTGNTDDKKDVSRKIRLIRRIVIAFILLMAFLYHQQMTSSRSLHSIGLIAFSLVIQLMPAIVGGLYWKRAHAHGVYAGLMVGLVIWVLWLVLPIVSEQVSQMEQNELISQGAMISLAANSFVYILFSHFAPQRLIDRIQAEAFVSPAISSSNTVKTQATNVTVSDLITLLSTFMGSGRCEQLLDQYQHLNNCQLKHDDTPNESFLSFCERALGGVIGASSAKVLLDSALRGKKMDFTEVINFFDDTTQAMQFNMTALLTSLENMDQGISVVDKHLNLVAWNKRYANLYPYPDNLLAVGTPIEKLIRYNAAQGEFGTDNVDSEVEKRLSHLRSGMPHRFTRQRKDGRVIEMVGNPLPGGGFVTSFNDITGHVEIQQALEESNIDLEARIKKRTEEVHSINAELRLEIERRSEAEKELIRARKAAEDANASKTRFLALASHDVLQPLNAAKLYVSALEEQELPESSHAIIQKLGHSVTSSETLIGTLLDIARLDQGEMKPDIESIDITALLSPLIDEMAMRAKEKGLGFKAIMRPCWVRADKTYLYRITQNLLSNAVKYTEKGRVLFIVKPIKNTVHFKILDTGIGISADKKDSIFGDFFRANESKEHGLGLGLGVVRRLSLQLNSDIQVMSQIGKGSCFTFTLEKAEPKRVSSIVSKPRGTTFTGMDVLCVDDQKENLDAMKTLLQKWGINVALANNWDDALTLCKTIQPQILLMDYQLSHDSEKNGLALIEEIRHRLNIVVPAALITATPDESLVTQCKAQGVNFLAKPLKPAKLRALLQSMTRYIREAKNV
- a CDS encoding DUF4212 domain-containing protein, which encodes MAFRNEEDKKAYWKENLSLLAKLLVVWFIVSFGAGILFVDILNEIQFFGFKLGFWFAQQGAIYVFVALIFVYMAKMNAMDKRYGVDEE